The following are encoded together in the Caretta caretta isolate rCarCar2 chromosome 17, rCarCar1.hap1, whole genome shotgun sequence genome:
- the LOC125623745 gene encoding pinopsin-like, protein MYVSNTSQAPLQYGTPSAFDGPQWPHLAPRSIYTSVAVLMGIVVFSASFVNGLVIVVSIKYKKLRSPLNYILVNLAVADLLVTFFGSTISFSNNINGFFVLGKRVCKFEGFMVSLTGIVGLWSLAILAFERYIVICKPMGDFRFHHKHAVMGCAFTWIWSLLWTAPPMLGWSSYVPEGLRTSCGPNWYTGGSNNSSYIMTLFITCFIIPLSLILFSYTNLLMTLRAVAAQQKESETSQRAERKVTRMVIAMVMAFLICWLPYSTFAMVVATNKDIPIQPTLASLPSYFSKTATVYNPIIYIFMNKQFRDCLLKMMCCNRNPSGMQETSPAMPGAPKSISSALEGCGNKVTPS, encoded by the exons ATGTATGTTTCAAACACTTCTCAGGCTCCTCTGCAATATGGAACTCCCAGCGCATTTGACGGTCCACAGTGGCCTCACCTAGCGCCCAGAAGCATCTACACGTCGGTGGCTGTGCTCATGGGCATCGTAGTGTTTTCTGCCTCCTTTGTGAACGGTTTGGTCATTGTGGTTTCCATCAAGTACAAGAAACTCAGATCCCCACTGAACTACATCCTGGTGAATCTGGCTGTGGCTGATCTGCTGGTGACTTTCTTTGGAAGCACTATCAGTTTCTCGAATAACATCAATGGCTTCTTTGTGCTCGGCAAAAGGGTGTGCAAGTTTGAAGGCTTCATGGTCTCTTTAACAG GCATTGTGGGGCTTTGGTCCTTGGCGATCCTGGCCTTTGAAAGGTATATCGTCATCTGCAAACCCATGGGAGATTTCCGATTTCACCACAAACATGCAGTGATGGGCTGTGCGTTCACCTGGATTTGGTCACTTCTCTGGACAGCCCCACCAATGTTAGGCTGGAGCAGCTATGTGCCAGAAG GTCTGAGAACCTCCTGTGGTCCCAACTGGTACACCGGAGGCAGCAACAACAGCAGCTACATCATGACTTTATTTATTACCTGTTTCATTATTCCTCTCAGTCTGATCCTCTTCTCCTATACAAATCTGCTGATGACACTACGAGCT GTTGCAGCACAACAAAAAGAATCTGAGACAAGTCAGCGAGCCGAGAGGAAGGTGACACGAATGGTGATTGCTATGGTGATGGCCTTTCTTATCTGCTGGTTGCCCTATTCCACCTTTGCCATGGTGGTTGCCACAAACAAAGACATTCCGATCCAACCAACTCTAGCATCACTGCCTTCATACTTCTCCAAAACAGCCACAGTTTACAATCCAATTATCTACATCTTCATGAACAAACAG TTCCGGGACTGCCTGCTGAAAATGATGTGCTGCAATCGCAACCCGTCAGGGATGCAGGAAACCTCTCCTGCTATGCCTGGTGCCCCCAAAAGCATCTCATCAGCCTTGGAGGGATGCGGAAATAAGGTGACTCCATCGTAA